A genomic window from Nicotiana sylvestris chromosome 11, ASM39365v2, whole genome shotgun sequence includes:
- the LOC138881562 gene encoding uncharacterized protein gives MVASLHLESEAMEWHQAFMKYKSYTEPPTWTEYALALTKKFGENYDDHMEELKKIVQTGNVKEYKTAFERSLTRVNLSQENAISCFVGGLKEQLNIVVKMTNPRSLAQVLKATRMQEAYIDAQSKEIVQRISLLSAQTTNFKRNVDQRFQNKPLLALPAPKKHPQPNYSHKCKNLKQVYALEVEELQSLKYSEDAESFEDSEQIVELAEQTEHMEISVHVLNGSMGFKCLRATGYNAKKPLLILIDTGSTHNFINSGLVKQLRCPATTTCSQIVAAANGSGMKVDKVCRLSWLLQGAEFEANFMLLPLANYDVVLGIEWLVTLGDIKMNFKKLTMEFFYKKIKHVLRGAENQIKSVNVGKIAKLSGNQPQLAMIQGIFDHQIILQNGIEHINKRPYRYPAVKMDIIEGLVKQMLDQGIIQPSSSPFASPIILVGKKDGT, from the exons ATGGTGGCTTCTCTGCATTTAGAAAGTGAAGCTATGGAGTGGCATCAGGCCTTTATGAAGTATAAGAGTTACACTGAACCACCTACGTGGACCGAGTATGCTCTGGCTCTTACTAAAAAATTTGGGGAGAATTATGATGATCATATGGAGGAATTGAAAAAGATTGTTCAAACTGGTAATGTGAAGGAATATAAGACAGCTTTTGAAAGGAGTCTTACAAGGGTGAACTTATCACAGGAAAATGCAATCAGTTGTTTCGTAGGAGGACTGAAAGAGCAGCTTAACATAGTTGTGAAAATGACTAATCCCAGATCACTTGCTCAAGTACTCAAGGCAACCAGGATGCAAGAAGCCTATATAGATGCTCAGTCAAAGGAGATCGTGCAAAGAATATCATTACTTTCAGCTCAAACTACCAATTTTAAAAGGAATGTGGATCAAAGATTCCAGAACAAGCCATTACTGGCCTTACCTGCTCCCAAGAAGCATCCACAACCAAACTATA GTCACAAATGCAAGAACCTTAAGCAGGTTTATGCATTAGAAGTTGAAGAATTGCAGAGTCTTAAGTACTCTGAAGATGCTGAGAGTTTTGAGGATTCAGAACAGATAGTGGAATTGGCTGAACAAACAGAACATATGGAGATCTCAGTTCATGTATTGAATGGATCTATGGGGTTCAAATGCTTGAGAGCTACTGGCTATAATGCCAAGAAACCTCTGCTCATTCTTATAGATACCGGGAGTACACACAACTTCATCAATTCTGGTTTAGTAAAACAGCTAAGGTGTCCTGCAACAACTACCTGCTCTCAGATAGTGGCTGCTGCAAATGGTAGTGGCATGAAGGTAGATAAGGTTTGCAGATTGTCTTGGCTATTGCAGGGTGCTGAGTTTGAAGCCAACTTCATGTTATTACCTCTGGCAAACTATGATGTGGTATTAGGTATAGAATGGCTGGTTACTCTTGGAGatatcaagatgaatttcaaGAAGCTTACTATGGAGTTCTTCTACAAGAAAATAAAGCATGTGCTCAGAGGTGCGGAGAATCAAATCAAGTCTGTCAATGTTGGAAAGATAGCTAAGTTGTCAGGTAATCAGCCTCAACTTGCAATGATTCAG GGGATATTTGATCACCAGATTATCCTTCAAAATGGAATAGAACATATAAACAAAAGACCTTACAGATATCCTGCAGTAAAGATGGATATTATTGAAGGTCTGGTGAAACAAATGTTGGATCAAGGCATAATTCAGCCTAGTAGCAGTCCCTTTGCTTCTCCTATAATTTTGGTAGGAAAGAAAGATGGTACTTAG